In the Paenibacillus sp. FSL H7-0357 genome, one interval contains:
- the jag gene encoding RNA-binding cell elongation regulator Jag/EloR, producing the protein MSKIVATGKTIEEAVERGLNQLGVQKDRVTVNVLEQPSRGFLGLIGAKDAKVELTLIAEAAPASAASAPSMPQQSSRESKQEAVGGVPRQDSGQPVEEAYQEAVHFIVDVAKSMGLEVEVEIVHTKESTILQISGPDLGLLIGRRGQTLDALQYLANIVANRYSDSFIRLVLDAENFRERRKKTLEELADRLAGRVVRTRKEVVLEPMSPQERKIIHARLQDHRQVNTLSKGEEPNRRVVITLK; encoded by the coding sequence ATGAGCAAAATCGTCGCAACAGGGAAAACCATTGAAGAAGCTGTAGAACGGGGACTTAACCAGCTTGGAGTTCAAAAGGACCGGGTCACGGTCAACGTACTTGAACAGCCGTCAAGAGGATTCCTTGGATTGATCGGTGCGAAGGATGCCAAGGTTGAATTAACCTTAATTGCCGAGGCCGCACCGGCATCAGCGGCGAGTGCTCCGTCAATGCCTCAGCAGTCATCTAGAGAGAGCAAACAGGAGGCTGTCGGCGGCGTGCCGCGCCAAGATTCCGGACAACCGGTGGAGGAAGCATACCAAGAAGCCGTTCATTTCATCGTGGATGTCGCCAAGAGTATGGGGCTTGAGGTAGAAGTGGAAATCGTTCATACAAAGGAATCGACCATTCTGCAAATTTCCGGTCCGGATCTGGGGCTGCTGATCGGCAGAAGAGGACAAACTCTCGATGCTTTGCAATATTTGGCTAATATTGTGGCCAACCGTTATTCTGACAGTTTCATCCGGCTGGTGCTGGATGCGGAGAATTTTCGCGAACGCCGCAAAAAGACATTGGAAGAACTGGCTGACCGGCTTGCGGGACGGGTAGTTCGAACCCGTAAAGAGGTCGTGCTGGAGCCGATGTCACCGCAGGAACGGAAGATTATACATGCCAGGCTGCAGGATCACCGGCAGGTCAACACCCTTAGTAAGGGTGAAGAACCGAATCGCCGTGTCGTTATAACATTGAAGTAG